In the Choloepus didactylus isolate mChoDid1 chromosome 5, mChoDid1.pri, whole genome shotgun sequence genome, one interval contains:
- the LOC119534285 gene encoding double homeobox protein A-like yields MAQNNSANNMIATHQRRSRTKFTADQLKILINTFNQKPYPGHATKQKLALEINAEESRIQIWFQNRRARQSFQRRTEPEQALESSQAHRQHLPAESQATLDRRCRTCYTSSQLRTLIKAFKNNPYPGIDSREQLAKEIGVPESRVQVWFQNRRSRLFAQRKREPDEILEQIQDKGQNP; encoded by the coding sequence ATGGCCCAGAACAACTCCGCAAACAACATGATCGCTACACACCAAAGGCGCAGTCGCACCAAATTCACAGCCGACCAGTTGAAAATCCTCATCAACACCTTCAACCAAAAACCTTACCCGGGTCATGCCACCAAACAAAAACTTGCTTTAGAAATTAATGCTGAAGAGTCGAGAATCCAGATTTGGTTTCAGAATCGAAGAGCTCGACAGTCATTCCAGAGAAGAACAGAACCCGAGCAGGCCTTGGAATCAAGCCAGGCCCACAGGCAACACCTCCCTGCGGAGAGTCAAGCTACTCTAGATAGACGGTGCCGCACCTGCTATACATCTTCCCAATTACGCACTCTCATCAAGGCGTTCAAGAACAACCCTTACCCTGGGATTGATTCCAGAGAACAGCTTGCTAAAGAAATTGGGGTTCCAGAGTCAAGAGTCCAAGTTTGGTTTCAAAACCGAAGATCTAGATTATTTgcccagagaaaaagagaacctgATGAGATCTTAGAACAAATACAAGACAAGGGGCAAAATCCCTGA